gttttataaaataaaacttatctttttaaaatagggatttatcccatctatttaaatcaaatccggtgttttctaaactctgatatttttcctaactcacggtcctgatgaaaattccgctgcaatgtttttcaaaaataatcaccggtaccacgggactgctcacggcacccgattccgtccagggtgggtcgggggtcgtgataGTTCATAGATATGTACGTATTGTATACATGGTTTCAATACATTTAAGTATTGACGTTATTAACcgtgtgccttgagaatgaaatgtaatgcaggtacattattgatgTCTTATCAAGGATTAGACACCCAGATGGAACGATTAAATCTAGAAAGATAACGGATGGAAAGTATACGTGGATAGAACGTAACGAGACTACATGATTATGAACCTTGTTTGTATATGATGTATGCTAATGTTGCGaatgtatgtggtgggtgcaggttgtacgaatcacagaTTATCATCAAGAGGAGTAGCGATCaagtcaagagcaaggattgtacggaaagTGCGGTCACATAGTTAGGTTATGTATTGCCTTGAAGTCTTAAAATTGAGTACGAATGTTGCGATTACTTTTTATGAAACGTTTGACAATTTGTAACTTGAACAGTCATGTAAGTAATGTCGTTACCAAAGAAATAAATTTTAAGGTTCGTAATTCCGCTGCGTCGTTTTAAGGTTAaacgtgttagggtcttacaaaTCCGACATTCACTTGATTTTTGTGATTATTTTTCGGCCATGATGGTGATTCAAGTCACTTGAGCCTTCCCCATGGTGGTGAATCGCGGTGTTTTTTTTACTGTGAGATACGTAGAGGGTGAGATTTGGGATTTTGATGTTGTCAGCAATTTACGAACCGTTTATGACGGCGACGAACGGTGGTTGTGAATGTATAGTGTTTACCTTATTTTGGGGGTTTCGTGGTTAGCTTTTGTGTCATTGTTGCACGTGAGTTTCAAACCAGCTACGATTGTTGCTTTTTTTCCATGGATATCGATGTGTTGAGCTATGATGATGTTGTATGAAGTTTTTGGTTGTCTGATATAGCGATGCTTAACTGGCTGTGATGGTTTCCAGAGCCTTGGATGTGTGTTTTCGTTAACCTTTGTGTGCATTAGACcaagggtatgggggccggcttaggcccggcgaaggccggcgccggtcccccacaccgccccccttgGCCCGGCTTGTGATAACCGGCTTCCCCAAGACGATGTTGACGGGCCCATATTTTGAATATATAGCCGCTCAACGGCTATAtgcatttaataaaaaaattttccttttttctataaaaccatctcattttataccatttttcatcattttctccCCACTTTCAACCCAAAACACTCTCATTTTTATaccattattttataaaaaaaatatcttttcATCCACAATGGCATCTAATTCTTGGTGGTCCTCGGGTTCTTCGGACGAAGAGGAGATGTTTTTCGCAAACGCTGTGGTAAAGGCGGCGCAGATTCTTAtggaggaggaagaggaagagaaaGACGTCTCGTCTGAAAGCGTGCGTTCGCACCGAAGAGGTTGCGCCTTTGTATGTATGCTTGCATTTTGCTCCATAACATAATTATTGAAGACGAAGGTCGGGCGATTTGTGAGTATGATGAGAATGCATCTTACGGGAATACTGTCCCGGTAGATCCAACGCaacaggatttaaactcgttcGCGCTAACCAACGACTACACGCATGCAAACCTTCAACAGGATTTATCTTCTTTTAtgtcttatttttatttaaattttgaattgtttttataaagttaaacaaataaaaaagttaaacaataaaaattaaacattaaacaataaaagttaaacaaataaataaattaaacaataaaaaattatgTGAGGTAGGCCCATCCTCCATCCCCCCTCAAAAATGGAGGAGGCCCATCCTCCATAAGATggtgatgtggcgcctacgtggcagCCCATCCTCATGGGGATGAGCCTccccatacccactagtcttatGTTGTTATATTTTGTTCTGGGTTGTACCCACTTCGTGGCTGTAACGACCTtagggggtgggggtggtcactagtgatagaattctatcactcacaagcacccaatcaagttccgccatgtcatcaaccatttttccattactcacaaccttttttggtggcaatggtcatcactcaccatcacacccaacaatttccccccaaccaacaattaccctAAAAAAAACCATCACGGGCCGTGAAGAAAATAACGAAATCAGATTTCGTGGTGCCATCACACATTAAATTGAGAGGTGGCGGTGGGAAAAAAGTGATTTCCACGCGTTGAACTTGGTTTTCGTGATTGTATCACGCACCGCCCCCTCTCCTCTTAGATTGggtgatgatgattatgatgcaTTCTTGGCATGGCAACTGTGATGCTTGAAATCAAGCAACCAGAATTGCAGCCATGAAATTAGAATCTGAGCCTAAAATCTTTAAATTGAACATGTGAGGAAGAGGATTGTTTTTAGCGAAAGATTGATCGGGGCTGTGCTAATGAAGAAGAAGGTGTGACGGcttaatgtttttatttttaaggtTTTGAGGTAATAAGACATAAAATTAGTTGAGTGACGACTTAGTGTTTTTCAAAGGGGAATTAGGGTTTCATTTTactgtaaaagaaaaaaaaaggaataCGCTTATGGGATTATCTTACGAAATGATGCAATAAATACTGAAAAGTGGATAGTTTAATTTTCTGACCTTAGATCAAGTTATCCCCCAACTGTTTATTCGACATGAATATTGAGTTCTAGCAATGCACAAACTGCAATCAACTTTACTGGGAGGAATGTATGTTTAACCACCATGCTCTTTTCATTTGTATTTCATCACATGTAACTTTCAAGTATGGATCAATGCAGCAAAACACAATATCACAATGCAGTCCAAAAGTTCATTAATGTCTGTAAGATTCCCTCAACTGACTTAACTGGAAGCTTAGGCTAAGCTTTAAGCTTGATTGTTGCCATCTTTTCTTTGTTGTTTTAGTTACTTTTTTACTTGAGTAGATGCGTACCTTCGGCTCAAAGCACATCATTTCAGTTTTGTAAAACGAATATTTCATTTTATGATAATGTCACTCCGTACAAGTTTCTTCGATAATATATGTATTATAAGAGTTGATCAAACGTCGAATAACTTGATTGGTGGAGACAAAGGCCAATGGAACTAAACAAAAAAATGCAAACGTTTTGGCATTGGTGCAGAGATgcaaacattttgacatttgtaTACGTCGTATGTGTTCAATTCGTCAAATAACTTGATTGATTACGAAAATGTATTTTGCGCAACTTATGTAACTAACATGCTTGGTGTTAACATCCTAAGTTGCAACTCAAGTATTTAACTTAATGGAAATATAAATTTAGCCCCCGTCGCATCGCGGCGTGTTACTTTTCTAGTTTATTTCAACTTTCAAACACACATTTCTTCTAAGCATTCAACCCCTTTTGCGTGTAAATACTTCGATGTGATATGATATAAATCATATTACAAGAAGAAAGAAAACTCCCAAAATTAACAACAATTAAAATGATAATAATCAAACTTTCTATAAAAAAGGGTTTTTCACTTTTTCTGTCCCCTTAATTTCGTGTTTAAAAAACTAAAAAGTTTAACTTGCTATTTTCCTTTTCCTTTGATTGACAAGCTTCTCTTGGGCAGTTATCCTACCCTCCATCTTCAACATATGTAGCAAGAAATCACTCCACGTGTCAATGGGCCCAGGTAGGCACCAATGCACACAATCATTATACAAAGTCACATTCTCATTGGGCCAATGCCCATATTTACTTGGATGTCCATCAGGCCTTAACAACATGGGCTGTGTTATATCCATAAGCCTAAACTTCAGCCCATTTTCATTCGCCTTTTTTAGGGCTTTATCAAATTCTTCCATTTGGGCCAAATACAACTCCAAATTAGAACCCTCTAACCTTATCTCATTGCTCTTGAAAGGCTTTTTTCTAATACAATCCCCTCCGCCATTCCAATCCCCACCTTCAAAATGCATCGGTGCGAATGTGCGTAAAAACGTCACACCCTTAAATTGTTTCCTGCTCATGATCGCCTTGTATGCGGTCCTTAACGCTCTTCTATACCCGAATGTCATTGGGTAGTCAGTGACATTTTCTAGTTGACAAAATTTGCAACCAACCACGCGATGGTTCTCATAGTAGAACGAAGGCCGTGAGAACCAATGGCCTCCGTTTATTACTAGGTAATTGAACTCATCAATGTGGTTGGTCCACTTCTTGTCAAACTCGTCTAGGTATAAACTGAACACGCCCGTGTGAGTTGGACCGTCAGTATCGGGTTGATCAAACTTCACCAAAAATGGTGACCAATATGTGGCCATGGTGAAGTTGTAGGAGACGTAGTACCATCGCTTGAAGTCGTCGTCTTTTGTTGTCGAGATATCGATAGGATACTCCACCTAAGAATTTAATTGCAAGACACCAATGTAAGTCATTGTCAAGTTCACATGCATAGCTTAAGATGAAGCCATTTGTATGAAGTAATGCACATGCAAATGCAGAGATTGTGATCATGGTTTCAGTGAAAAAGACGATGAAACTTCTGGAAAAAAGACAGGAAAAATAAAAGCATGGTGGAAGGATCCATGCATGTTCCCACAAGAATATATTCCCTAAGTTTTGTCACCAAGTAATTGTAATTTATTTTCCTATAAAACCACTACATAAATGAGTATCATCATAGACTTTCAATCATAGAATCttgttaaagataaaaaaaaagagttaaatgctattttaatctatgtggtttgggtcattttgtcactttagtccaaaggtttgaaaaattgtcattttagtctaaatagtttcAAATGTTGACATTTCAGTCCACTGTGTTAACTCCATCCCtttattctgttaactagaagggcatttcggtcattttatatgtaattctgttaactagaaggacatTTCGGTCATATAAAATGATCAGATTACCCTTCTAGCTAACAGAAAAAATGAACGGAGTTAACCCAATAGACTAAAATAGCAACGCTTGAAACTActtagactaaaatgacaatatttcaaacatttaactctaaaaaaaatGGTAGATTGTGTTGTCCATTGTCATAAGTTTTGTAGTGTAAAAATATTATATTCCAAGAATTGATTGGATTTTTGGGACAAAGATTAGAGAAGGATATGAAGATCTTTTTTTAAGTCCTTGTTACTAAGCTATAAACTAACTGTTATATAAACTAAAATGAATAAAACGTTTAATACTAAAtttgttatttattttgttttttatcaGATGTTATCTAAATAAACATGTGACATGTGAATAGTTAGGTTATGTATAAACCCCTAAAAAGGTTAAAGCTTACATAATTTCAAATTAAACGTTgtcattattataattatttccCCATCAAACGTACGTATCAGTCGGTCACCTACTTTCTACTAGTCAATGAAGAAAACTAGAATACAAAACTATATGATAATTTTAAAATGCTTTATATCACCTTTCTTCGAGGCTTCACTTTctccaaaaaaaaattaaaaaaataatatacatacatatatttatGATGATACATGTGTTACCATACAGAGTCAATCATACTTGAATGTATCTTATATGTCTATCATTACAAaggatttaaaaataaaaaataatatacatacatacatatttaTGATGATACATGTGTTACCATACAGTATCAATCATAGTTGATTGACTAAATTGTCATTTTAATCTCTGAGTTTTGtttaaatttgtcattttagttcaaatagtttttttgcctctaggtccctgacttttcccttttgttgccattttgatcacatacaccaactccatccaaaaactccatctttaaccaggggtattttagggattttcattttaaatgatttcaattgccattttgatccaattccaaaaaatcaaaaaaaattccaaaaaatcaaaaaaattccaaaaactaataaaaattctaaaaaattcaaaaaatccgtttcggcgcgaaccgtttcgaacccgaaccgtttcgaagcgaaccgtttcgacgcgaaccgtttcgacccgtaccgtttcgacgcgaaccgtttcgacccgtaccgtttcgacccgaaccgtttcgagctgaaccgtttcgacgcgaaccgtttcgacccgaaccgtttcgagctgaaccgttttgacgcaaaccgtttcgaacccgaactgtttcgagctgaaccgtttcgacgcgaaccgtttcgacccgtaccgtttcgacccgaaccgtttcgagctgaatcgtttcgacgcgaaccgtgccttatcgacgcgaaccgtttcgaaccgtaccgtttcgatgcgaaccgtcgaaacggttcagctcgaaacagtTCGGTTCGATaaggcacggttcggttcgaaacggtacggcttgaaacggttcggcttcgaaacggtacgggttgaaacggttcggcttgaaacggttcggcttcgaaacggtacgggtcgaaacggttcgcgtcgaaacggttcagctcgaaacggttcgggttcgaaacggttcgcgccgaaacggattttttagaatttttatgattttttagaatttttattattttttagaatttttttgattttttggaatttttttgattttttggaattggatcaaaatcgcaattgaaaacatttaaaagaaaatccccaaaatacccctggttaaagatgaagtttttggatggagttagtgtatgtgatcaaaatggcaataagagggaaaagtcagggacccagagacaaaaaaaattatttagactaaaatggcaaatttagacaaaactcagagactaaaatgacatAAAACTCTAGTTGAATATGTCATATTATCTTATATGTCTATCATTACAAAGGATTTTAAATAACTATAGAAACGTTTAATTCTTCATTTATTAAAAGATTACTTTTAAAAAACTTTTATTTAAAActatttaaatataaaataacgTGAAAATGAGAGCTCAACTGCTCTCGATTTTTGTTCCCACAATTCCGAATCTTGCTTCCTTTTTTTCTCCACACAGTGAACGTGAAAAAGAAAATTAACCAGAGCCTCCACTAATGTACATTTTTCAAAGCTCAATGCAAGATTGTTcataatatatattctaaatttatcaaaaaaaaaaaaaaaacttaaaaaactgAAAAAACCAAGAACAAAACTTGATCAAGATTCAAAAGAAAAAATCTTTTTAATCCTGTAAAATAACTTCtataaataaaaacttatatttaaaaaaactcaAGAAAATCACCATCAATGTGATCAATCAAGACTTGATCTTTTCAATAACATATAAACAAATTCTGCAAATAATCAACTGTAAatcatttaaatattaaaaaaaacactcAAGCAAATCACCAACATAATGTGATCAAGACTTGATCTTTACAATAACATATAAACAAATTCTGCAAATAATAATTAACTGTAACTCATTGAAATCATTCAAATAATAATCAATGAACAAAGATAAAAGGGATAAAGAATAACATACCCTAGATAACATGCAAATCAAAGATTGCATATGATTCCTACCCACAGAATCACCAACAAAAGCCAAAGATTTATCCCTCACAATCTCCAAAAACTGGTAAGGATTAAAAATGGGTAGATCACATTCATCCGGTTTCCATCTCCACTTCATGAAATCTGAATCGGGTCGTCCATATTTCTGGCAGTTTTGGTGTTCATGTATAGCCCAACACGTGGTGTTATGGTAATAAGGGGCTTCAGGGTTTGGAACCCACTCGCCGGAGAACACATCGCATTTGTAGTGGTTGTCGTCGACGGTGATGAGTGGGTGGTGAGGTAGTGTGGTGGTGGCCGGAGAGGTGGAAGAATGGGTGGTGGAGGAGAGAGATGGGAATTTGTGGAAAGGGAAATAGAGAGGGATGACTGTGAGGGTGATTAGGGTTAGGGTTATGAGTAAGAGGATCTTGGAGGTGGTTAGATGGGTTGTGTTTTGATAGTTCTTGCCATGAACACCACTCTGCTTCATGGGGATGAAAGGatatgtgtgtgagagagagaatGATGTTCAAGTTCCAAGGAGATGGGCTGAACAAGGGAAGTGGTATTTACTCACAAAGTTTCTATATATGTTATAGAAAATAAGACAAAAAGAGCCTCctttgtcatttatgttttgtAATTTATGTGTAAAAATTTTCCTCACAAATATCTAGCTATTTTTGTTACGGGTTCAAGCCTCGTGTAGTGTTCTAGGTTTCTTGAGAGCTATTCATTACTTAAATCCCAGTTATGAAAAAGGTTACAAAAAGGTTACTGGTTTCGTCTGATAATAGGCTAACCAGGAGAACGACCATAATTTCTGACCGATGGCATGACCAATTTTGCAAGCACTTCTACAATTTCCAAATTGCTAAGAGTTTCACCAGTGAGAATAAGGACTAGCTAGTGAATCCAAATGTTCAAGAACAAATAAGCAACTACGATTGTCATACATTTGACATTTCACATTTCACATTGTCTTTTCACTAAACTATACATGTCTTGGTGCATTTGCTACACATCAGGGGCAACGCCCCTAATATTGAATTTACTTTGACATCGGCTAAAAGGATGGTCATCGAAACTTAATCCCAACCTTCATAAACCTTTCATTAGTCGGGATCTCTCTACCTCGGATCATCCACTCGGGCAAGTCCATTACTCTATGGGGCAATTGTTTAGTATTAGATCACAATGACCAACATTTCCACACAAATGGTTCAATAGTTATTAGAGTTACGACATTGGTATGGCCAATTGTATGACTTACGACTCCCCTGACCTTATTGTCGAGCTCCAGGATTTAGCCTGTCATTAACAGGCTTGTGGCGTTACTGACCCATTTTGAACACAATTAACTAGCCTCCCCACGTTTGTTTTCTAGCAACTAGATGAGCGGTGCGGTAGATTCTTTGCGGCATCATGTCAAATTGTGTTGGAACCGTTAAAGACCGTAGTTACTAGATTAGTAGTTTAGGGTGTTTTGTGGGAAAATTTAAGCCAATGGGCTTGTTTTTGTAAATAAGGCAAACTTCCTTATTGGGGTGGTGTATTTAAAGGGCACAGGCGTATTTGTTAAGTACGTCGGCAAGGACACATATATATAGTTGTAGTATGTGCACATTTTAGGTTTACAAGTTTTAGTGTGAGTTTATTAAGGTGTAACCCGAATTTTAGTGCTTTGAATGTGTATCAAGGATCTGATTTCTTACATCATTTGAGATCTATGTCATTAAATGTTTAATTGCACTCCTCTGAAGGACCAATGTATGCTATTTAATGAGTCCTCAAGACACCTTCACCGTCTTTGAGCATGATGTTACCCTACTTCTATGACATGGTTGAAGTTGCCACCATCGTCGAACTACTCATGACTTCATCGCGAGTTCTTAGACACCTTCT
The sequence above is drawn from the Helianthus annuus cultivar XRQ/B chromosome 12, HanXRQr2.0-SUNRISE, whole genome shotgun sequence genome and encodes:
- the LOC110884196 gene encoding protein trichome birefringence-like 19, encoding MKQSGVHGKNYQNTTHLTTSKILLLITLTLITLTVIPLYFPFHKFPSLSSTTHSSTSPATTTLPHHPLITVDDNHYKCDVFSGEWVPNPEAPYYHNTTCWAIHEHQNCQKYGRPDSDFMKWRWKPDECDLPIFNPYQFLEIVRDKSLAFVGDSVGRNHMQSLICMLSRVEYPIDISTTKDDDFKRWYYVSYNFTMATYWSPFLVKFDQPDTDGPTHTGVFSLYLDEFDKKWTNHIDEFNYLVINGGHWFSRPSFYYENHRVVGCKFCQLENVTDYPMTFGYRRALRTAYKAIMSRKQFKGVTFLRTFAPMHFEGGDWNGGGDCIRKKPFKSNEIRLEGSNLELYLAQMEEFDKALKKANENGLKFRLMDITQPMLLRPDGHPSKYGHWPNENVTLYNDCVHWCLPGPIDTWSDFLLHMLKMEGRITAQEKLVNQRKRKIAS